One Alicyclobacillus acidoterrestris DNA window includes the following coding sequences:
- a CDS encoding flagellar FlbD family protein encodes MVRLTRLNGSEIWLNPMLIESVEATPDSVITLSNGHKYLVQERPSAIEQIVTAFYRRIGLVAAQAGKGVDR; translated from the coding sequence ATGGTTCGGCTGACACGGCTAAACGGCTCAGAGATATGGCTAAATCCGATGTTGATTGAAAGCGTCGAGGCGACGCCGGATTCTGTCATCACGTTGTCCAATGGGCACAAGTATCTGGTCCAAGAGCGGCCTAGTGCCATTGAACAAATCGTCACTGCGTTCTATCGGAGAATTGGTTTGGTGGCGGCGCAAGCGGGTAAGGGGGTAGACAGATGA
- a CDS encoding flagellar hook-basal body complex protein translates to MLRSMNSAISGMQAFQTDLDVVGNNIANVNTVGFKSSSTNFANILSQTLAGGSSGTATQGGTNPQQVGLGVKVASTAMDFSQGATDTTDIPTNVLINGNGLFVVKDASGDTYYTRAGDFSVDNNDNLVLPNGMIAQGWSSTDATSGNPTAGELTNINLKTLDSNVAANPNVQIGSDGSITVSNTDGTTSVVGYLAIANVPNQDGLEQQGDNLFSVTTASGPASYSLPGKSNAGTLQSGALEGSNVDLSSQFAEMIVAQNAYVANTHMIGTDNSILQALVNMKNS, encoded by the coding sequence ATGTTGCGTTCAATGAACTCAGCCATTTCCGGAATGCAGGCGTTTCAGACCGATCTCGACGTCGTCGGCAACAACATCGCCAACGTCAATACGGTCGGTTTTAAGTCGAGCAGCACCAATTTTGCCAACATCTTGAGTCAGACCCTCGCTGGGGGTAGCTCGGGTACCGCCACGCAGGGTGGTACGAATCCACAGCAGGTCGGTCTCGGCGTAAAAGTGGCGTCGACGGCGATGGACTTCTCGCAGGGTGCGACCGATACGACGGACATTCCGACGAATGTCCTGATTAACGGCAACGGTCTATTTGTCGTCAAAGACGCCAGTGGCGACACCTATTACACTCGCGCCGGGGATTTCTCCGTCGACAATAATGATAACCTCGTTTTGCCAAATGGAATGATTGCGCAGGGGTGGTCTAGTACGGATGCTACGTCTGGCAATCCAACGGCTGGCGAGTTGACGAATATCAATCTAAAGACCCTGGATAGTAATGTCGCGGCCAACCCCAATGTCCAAATTGGCAGCGATGGTAGCATCACGGTTTCCAATACGGATGGAACTACGAGTGTCGTCGGCTATCTTGCCATCGCGAACGTGCCAAACCAGGATGGGCTTGAACAGCAGGGGGACAACTTGTTTAGCGTAACGACCGCTTCTGGTCCGGCGTCTTATTCACTGCCTGGGAAAAGCAACGCGGGCACGCTTCAGTCTGGTGCGCTGGAGGGATCGAATGTCGACTTGTCCAGCCAGTTCGCAGAGATGATTGTCGCGCAGAACGCGTATGTGGCCAACACCCATATGATTGGGACCGACAACTCGATTCTGCAGGCGCTCGTCAATATGAAGAACTCGTAA
- a CDS encoding flagellar basal body-associated FliL family protein, with the protein MKSPVRVMLLIIIGILVIAGGGVAVAMYMKHQHHTGTAKAHALSAKEAAALQVTLPQMTTNLESSGLIQFTLTLQADNKSTKKELSLMQYQIQDDVNEIMRQYTPNQLRNDKCLNNLKQVIQKDINGMLDTGNVTNVYFSQVLVQ; encoded by the coding sequence ATGAAAAGCCCTGTACGGGTGATGCTTCTCATCATCATCGGAATTTTAGTCATCGCGGGCGGCGGTGTCGCAGTTGCGATGTATATGAAGCACCAACATCACACAGGCACGGCGAAGGCACACGCGCTATCGGCAAAAGAGGCAGCCGCGTTGCAGGTGACGTTGCCACAGATGACAACTAATCTGGAATCGTCCGGCTTAATTCAATTTACGTTGACGCTTCAGGCGGATAATAAATCCACCAAGAAGGAACTCAGCCTGATGCAGTATCAAATTCAGGATGACGTCAACGAGATTATGCGGCAGTATACGCCAAACCAGTTGCGAAACGACAAGTGTCTGAACAACCTCAAACAGGTCATTCAAAAGGACATCAATGGAATGCTTGATACGGGGAACGTGACGAACGTGTATTTCTCGCAGGTGCTCGTGCAGTAA